Genomic DNA from Prunus persica cultivar Lovell chromosome G1, Prunus_persica_NCBIv2, whole genome shotgun sequence:
TGGAAGTTTTGTTCATGGCTTAAAGAAATAgcaataaaatttcaataataaaattaaaattgtgaaTGTTTTTTATTGATAAAATTTATGTGGATGCACTTGCTTATAACTTATGTATAATTCGACCCAATTGCCCTAATCACGGGATATTAAACAAAGTTGTGGCATTATTAATCAGTCTCTCTCACATCACATGTATGATTATGACAAGTAAACCAATAAAATATTGAATTACAACAAGGCTGTTAATACAACTTAAGCCAATGGTTTTCATTAGTTGAGGTGAGGAACCGTCTGACAACACTAGTCACAACTTGCTAATATTGCCAAGTTCTTGGCCCTTTCCCCTTCCTGGAATATATCGTATATACAAGAATCtcatatctctctttttttcttgtttttattcttttttagaaaGTTTCTTGCAAAATTAAATGATATCTCATTTTGATATTGACgaaataattacaaacaatcCCCCAATTACATTTTCATCtccaaggaaaaataaaaggaggAGAGAATACGCActgaaaataataacaatcTTTTACAATAATATTTaactgtatttttttaatggagcTCCCGAAGAAACATTGATTAATCAACAAAGTCTAGGCAGAGGTCTAGCATGAGTTGGGGTAGCCAAAACATGATTATGCTTCACCATCCTTGACATCTGCCCCTTCATTTGCCTGCACAGTTTCTCTAACTCCACCACCCTCCATTGCATCCTCTGCAAGTTTAGTGTTTCTTCCATCTTCCCTTCTTCTGCTAAGCTCTCTTCATCATCAGCATCACCCTTGTACACAATCATTTCATAATTTACACattgttgttttggttttggttttggtgttGGTGGTGTTATTTTGGATTGTTGAGACATAAGGGCTTGCATGGCAACCCTTGGTGGGATTTTTGGATTCTTGGCAAGCTCTTTACATGCTCCAAGGCTCAGCTTTTCATAGTTTAGGCATCTGCATAATCTTGACCGCTCCTCAAATGAAAGACTAGGATGAGACTGCCCACCACatattcaattcaaaaattaaCTGTCAGTAATCAACTACATTAAACATGAGTTTCTGAAATCATGTAGTGCTTTCTTTCCTAATCATCCTTTTTTGGCTTTAGAAAGCATACAAGTTAAAAACACATCTTTGAGTAATGACAATATATATTGGACGACGTGAGAGCACGTGTGACTATGAAGTTGAGCTTCCatcttaaaactaaaaatcaatTAACAATGAGGAGAGTAACTTAATTCCTTATAAATTTAGATTAAGTCCCTTaactttttaatataaaactctCAACAAAAATCACATTCACATAAATTAATTGGATGTGCATGCCAGCCAAAAGATATGGGCCATAAATCATGTGAATACTAATATTAATTCCTAATAGCGACAATACCCCTTTCCCATCAATAGATTATAATATTGTGTTCCCCATTCTTCAAGTAATAGTAAAGGATGCCCATCATTCTTTTGAGCCTCTTCTCCTTTCCCCATCTGGCCATGGAGGCTTtctatcttttttcatttcattttgccACTCTCAGTTTATTGGTCAATGACATCCCCATTTTGAAACAGAGGGAGGGATTGATAAAGGATAGGGTTACCTATACTTTGTATAGCCTAGCCACATTCCAAAGATTAGAATGCATCCTTATTTCTTGAGAGACAGAAAGGGGCAGATtgtttgacccaaaaaaagaagaagaaacagaaaggcACACTCTGCAGGAACTATGAACCTCATTTTCCAGAATAATCAACTAAGTTTCTTCCTTCATGATAGACAATTTGGAAACAGAATGCTAATTAATGCAACTTCTCTAcccacaaaaagaaagaaaaataacaaggaAATAAGAAAGAGGAATTGTTAAGTTCACTTTTTTCAAAAGCTTTCAATTATTTTGTCATGATGGAGCAAAAGAACACGGAAATAAAAGAAGGGAGAGGTATGGCATGCTCACCTCAAGATAGATATCAATGGCTCTGTAGGCCCCGTCAAAGCAATCCCTGGCAGAATCAGGTAAACTCTCTGCAACTcccaaaaatttagaaatcTTGAGATTCTGATCAGGGGATATTTCACCCAAGTACTTATCAATCAATCTCCCGGCTATCTTCAACTTCTGCACTGACACTccttcacttttaacaaacACTCTTATCAATCTTATCACAAGATTGACATCATAAACACCCCTGTCATGCCCAGACACTAGCAAGTCATCCAATGTTGCTTCATCAAGCATTCCACCAATCAATCTTTCCAAACCAAGCCTGTACTCTTTACTCAGTCCAAAGCCAGACACAATCCTCAATACCCAAAACAGCGCTCTGCAGGAAAACGTTTTTCTCCCAACCAAAATGATCCCATGAACAGCTGTGTCCGCAAGACCACCAAACTCACATTTTGAATTCACAGCAGCTGATGATGTCTGATTATAATTAGCTTTCCTCTGAGCTGAAACTTTCAGGTAATGAAGGAGAAATCTTGTGAGGATCAAGCTGTTGTTATCAGCTCCATAAGCACCCAAACTCTGGAAGAGTTTTTCAATGATCTTTGGTGGTAAAATGGCCACATCATCAAACCACCAGGCTCTGCTTGATGAGCTTGGCTTGATTGATTCAGGGGTGTTCTTATATGAGGAAGAGGGTCTAAACCCAGATGCAGTTTCTGGAGAAGAGGACGTAGAAGACGACGCGGCAATGAAGCTGCTTATATCTGAATTTTGAGCAATCTTAGCCAACAGAGCACAAATGAGTTTGTCTAGCAGACCAGATGAATCAGCATAGTTGCAGAATGAGCCGCAGCTCTTGAGGCAGACTAGTATGTCTTTCCATGACCACTCAAAAAGTCCATCAAGAAAGACTTGTGTTTGCTGCAATAGATTGCAAGTTGAGAGCTTCTCAGTCATACCAAGGTAGACTGCACAGCAGTGGAGGAGGGACACATTTGAAACTGTGGTTGTGATTCTTCCGTTGTTGTAACAGAATCGAGAAATCAACTCGAACCCATCAGGGCCTCCTGGGAAGTCATCGATTTCAATCCCTGAATTCTTGATCTGGGTCCTTCTCCTTTCCTGCTTGATGATCTTCTTCAACCTTCCTGAATATGTTGATAAAATCTCCTGCAAAAGTGTGTTGGAAACTTTTTAAGAGATTGTTTGATTACATCGAAAGAATATAACAAAGCTGCAGTTTCCATACCTCATTCACAAAGAATGTTTGCTGACCATTAATGTGGATTTGAAAATCAGATAGTTGTGACATAGCTGTTTTTGCATTGAATGAATTCAACAAACCTCTATCCAGACCGCGAGAGAATGCTGAAAGCTAATGTGCTGCTGGCACAAGACAaggggaaaaggaaaatgtttGTACACGCCTAGCAGTGACCCTATTAATAAGGGGTGCAAGTGtttgattaaaattaaatcaataataaataaagagtaCAAGTTTTTGATCTTTAGGAGGAGCATCATGACTCATCAGCAATCTTTTAATTTAATCAGTGAACCGTGTTGAAACAAGAGGACTTCTGTTCTGTcccaaaagattaaaaaagaagagagagagagagagaaaaggttTTTTCTTTGCAATTGCTGCCATGTATTTCCATCCAATGATCCATGCAATTCAGGATTTGATGTGCCACCAATAAGAtgtcatggtatggacatcaAGGAAAGAAGGAACATATTCCCAATGAGAATGAGAAGTTGTTTTGCTTTGGGTTCTTATTTAAGAAGTGAGAACTCTGTTTTTGAACAGCAAcagataaaaacaaagaaagatagagCTTACACATGTTTTCGTTCATTCGATTAATCCAGAAAATAAATGTTGGTTCAACAAATAGAAAGATAAAGCTAACGTGGagattttgtctttttatagGGAGACAAATTCTGCAAGTCAAGAAGGTTGCTCTCATGGAATAGTTAAATTGTTATTCCTTTGTCATACATGCAAGCTCAAGTTGCCTGCACTTTAGGACTTATTATAATCAAGGACAATCAGATTTCAGACATGTGAAGAAGGGGCCCAGCCAGcagcacagagagagagagagagagagatagcgGCAAATGAAGGAACAATAAGTTATTCTGTCTCTCTCGTGTTGTTATAGATGTGATTATATTATGTATTTGCCGCATCAGGTTAAGAAGCAAAGCATAATTTGtagtaaacaaataaaaactagCACGGTATCAAACTGGGAGAATCAACTTAATTAAGCAGCTAAATAGTAATAGTTGCGGATGGGGTTTGGCAATTTAAGAATAATAAGAGTGGAAGGTCAGttgtataaaaatacaaaacaaaaaaggtcgAAGGTGAAATCACAAGTGTTATATCATTTAGGTAGTTGAGTAGAGCTGTGCATTGTGGTACTTTTGTTTCTACCTTTTgttgaaaaaatgaagaaagaaagactAAGCAAGTTGATCTAAATGAATATCAAtcctttgtttgtttgtttttttttttttacacaaaGTGATATTTGGGAGGAATTTTCTCACATACACTGCCAATGTGTCATGGGATGACTATTTTCCACTGAGCTAGACCCATTAACCCATATCCATCCTttgttaaaacttaaaaaatagggTTTCGAAACAAAAAACACGCAACCATGCAATTTCGAAAATAACCCATTCAATTGTGACAAGTTAATATTCATAACTTAAAAGGAAAATGTTGAAAGCAAAATTTGAATAGTGCCAATGTACggaaaacaaattttacatGCGGGCGCAGATCATAGTTCGAATAAAGTGGAGGAGACCCATATTCCATCCGACTAGCTTCAAATGCCAAGTAAAACAAAGTTCAACACGAATGCAGTCCGACCTACTTGCATAAGAGAACCAAAACTCTATCCCATAACCTTCAGTAACGGTGCCTGTTCCGGTCTCGATCCCTGTCCCTGTCCCTGTCCCGCCCATAATCTTTGTCCCGATCATAATCATAATCTCGAGGTCTATCTCTCCCCCTATCCCTTTCCCTTTCTCTGCTTCTACTGCGACGCCTATCCCTgtcatctctttctctgttcttGCTGCTCGGTCTATCGTCGCGTtcccttcctctctctctatttctctccCTGCCATCTCTGTCAATTACACCTGCCGTATCATTATTGTGAACAAAGTCAATCACTTATTTGACTAAAACAGAATGGCAACAACCATTCAGGTAAAGTTCCTAAAATAAGCTTCAGGCTGAACAGAGATTTTTTAGTGCTATGATTTTATGAAATGGAAAAAGGGACAATCATGTCGGAGAATGGGTTAATTAACTCCTAGATATATAACCTCAATAATTAGGGattttaaatctaaaatattaaatcaattacaacATACTTAAACATTATGGATAACCATGCCAAAAAATGCACAAGTACCTATTTCCTCCACCTCCCATCCAGCACGTCCAGCACCTGGAAGAGCTCGTCCAGTTTCAGTTTGTTGTGTTTTAGCGCGAAATTTTTTCTTAAGGTTgccaaactcatcatacatcTCACCATCATCCTGAGAATGGCACAAAATTTCTGCTAAAccagaacaaaaaatatatgaaacttGAACAAATGCTATCTATGTAACTAAATCTTACTTCTTCTGCCTCCCGCCGACGTCGCTTGATTTCCTCtaattcttcttcatcaagtTCTTTGTAACCCCCACCACGCCCCCCTCTGTCAAATACATGTAAGGCAAAGCAGTATAATCTCTAGAAATGTCACAAAAGAATGCTAAAGTAAAGTACAGACCAAAAATTATTTCTAATAGAAGTAGAGGTAACCTAAGAAAACAGGAAAAAACAGCATATTGTCTTCTTGCTTAACCACCACCAATGTGTATCTAATTCTGCAGCTGGAGGGAAATATGATAGTTTGAGAAAATAGTTTGAGAAAAAAGAGTGGCAGGGGGAAGAACGTGGATCCCTATAGCATGTAAAACAGGAACAGGTACTTCGAGGACCAATTAACTTTGTTTACAAGGAGAAGACAACATGATTAATATTCTTCACATATACAGGTTATTATTCAAATAATTATGTATCTTTTTTCCGTTTAATATTGTGGGTGTGAGGGGAAGGGAAGCGTTGACACATTTAGGTAAGAACATAGGTACATAACAACCATAACAGGAGAAGACTGTGCATAGGTATGTTTATGTTATATTAGTATCACATCGTCTCCAACACAATAGATTCCTATTCTGTATCACATCGTCTCCAACACAATAGATTCCTATTCTTCATTGGCAACTGATAATATATTAAAGTAATAATCATGTAATACCTTACACCACCTTCATTGTGACCAGGTCTATTTGTGTTGCATATGTTGCATTTTGTACGCTTTGCCCAGTTGATGTTGCCACACCTGAAACCAAAAAAGCAGACGGAAAGTGTGAACAATAATGCACTCAGCTCAGCTCATGCCACAATATAAATAACATCGTTGTCcaacatcaaataaaaaatgcatAGATACTGCTATCTAGTTTTCAAGCACAAAGAATTAGCTTACGAGATGAATGCAATATGCAAACTTCTATATATCTGAATATCAACAATTGAGTAGGCCAGTACAGCATCAATCATATAGACTCACTGAACTTAGCCTTCAAGTATGAAACCTAATGCAACATGAAGTATTTACAACTCACAATGTCAAGGTGTTATGTGTGTCATAAAAACCAATTAACTAAGGTTGATGCAGGATGGCACCTAACTCCCAAAACTTCGCAATATGATAAAAGATACGTTAAGATGTAAAGAAACTCAAAATCACaagaagataaaataaaaaacccttAAAATATAACGAGGAAACCATGCTTCCAAAATATGGAGATGCTGAAAATCCTTCACTATCTTATATAGGAAAAACTTCTGAGATTGTGGTCGcctaatttattaattaagttCACATGACTTTCACCTATTGTAAAAACAGCAgagccaaattttttttttaaaattcagagCTGCTCATGaactaaattattaaataatttccCACCATTCCACTTCATTGGACTGGaacttaacaacaacaacaacagtaACAAGAGTCTACGAGATAGAAAAGGCCTTGAGAGTGGGAGGGAGAATGCAGTCTTACATTGGACAAGGCCAATCATTTGGACCAAAGAGTCCACCTGTAGGAGCACCAACAGGACCACCACGGCCCCCAGAGTCAAGTCCACGACCCCTACCACGACCACCACCTCCTGCGCCACCACCGGAAGCACCAGTAGGTCGAGCACTTCCGCAGCGATTGCACACACCGCGAAATGCAAAATTCACGTTGGAACAGCTGCTAGAAAAATATGGCATGAGAAGCCATTTACTGAGTAAATATTACATTTAAGAAATACAAATGCTCAAAAAAGTGCAAGAAAGAGCTGCTCACCAATCTCACATCACAGACCTTGTATTCGGACATGTCCAGTCTCCCTCTTGTTGCCATGCTTTCCCAGGAGCATCACCCCGACCTCTACCGCCGCCAACACCTCCATTTGTATCCTGAGCAATTTCCTCGAGTCCATCATACTCACCACCAACAATTGGATCGCCCACAGGATTATGAATCTGATCATCTTTGCTTTTTGACTCTGCTATAAAAACCCCAATGGCATTACCATGGAAATCCTTGTCGTTAAACCATTCAACGGCTGCTGATGCAGCATGTGGATCTTCATATGTTACAGTAGCATCTCCCTTAGGTTCGTTTGTCAGTTTGTCTCGGTATAGCCAAATTTTTGGTCGGCCTGTTCGCTTGTCTTTCTAAATAGTAGAAGGCAAGAATGAAAAAGAGTAAGCAAGAAAAAACATATGAGAATTCCATATGCACAAAGAAACTTATGTTGAAGGTCAGTTAAAGAGTAGCAAGTGCAACTTCTGACAATACCCGGTCAAACTCCCTACCTTTAACAACCCAATGGTGCCAAAATATTCAGCCAACATATTTTCATCAGTCCCCTCAGGCAAGTTGCAAACATAGACAGACCCATTTGAAGGAGCTCCTTTTCCTGGATAGGTTGCCATATAGCTCCACTTTCATGAAACTGGGCTAAGTGAAAACCAACTCCAATCCTTCACAAAGACATACTTAAAGTAAGACATTTTTTTTCTAGTTGTAttgaaatatgcaaatattaaacGTATTAGATAGAAAGGCATTTATTTTGCAAAGGATTGAACGTGGCAGAGCAAACCAAGGAACGACAATGTATTTAAGTGTAGTTCATAAACAAGCCAATGATGATAAAATACATCGGGTTAAAAACTACTGCAAAGTTGGGATGGTTTTTACCAAATTACTGAACCATTCGAAACCATTGAGGAATATAGCATTACTCAAGCAAATAAGAAATATGAGGCTCCTAAGTCTTACACCATCTGAACAATGTTACCACGAAACGAGCAGAAAACcagcaaagaaaaattaagacTTCCATGGATTTGGCATCGTCATACAATGTCAGATGTCCCAATATCAGGACTTCCGAatttcaaattccttttcttttagcTGATTGTCAGGACCAAATCTTACCTTACCTGAGTTTCCTTTCAACCTAACGGCGGTCGCAAGCCTCAAGCCTCTCAAATGTGCAAGCCCTAACCCTAATTGTGCGATTCCGCTGTCTTTATCTGCGAACCCCTAAGTATAATCGCGAACGATTGAAGAAGATAACTATGTTAGTGCAGGatcagaagagagagagactggaAGCCCTAATTCTAAACTTGGGTTCCAGCTTCAGCCACTAGCACCAATTATCGGTTTATTGTAAATTTTTGTATTACCCTAATATTTCACTTTGTATttgatcaacaacaaaaaaataaaaaataaaaaataaaaaattcttttttgtaaatttttgtaTTACCCTAATATTTCACACtttaaatcttttttgttacccttttttttctgttttttttttttcccccaaaacTTCGCCGGGGTAAAAGGCTATGTTGCATGGACACTCCACTAAGCCTAAGTGTCAAAGTATAGGACACCTGTGTCCAACAATCAACGTCGTGTCCACAGTAAAGAAATTTTCTGGACACGGGTCACTATATATGGATATTGtgaaattggagaatgaa
This window encodes:
- the LOC18789062 gene encoding BTB/POZ domain-containing protein At3g19850, translated to MSQLSDFQIHINGQQTFFVNEEILSTYSGRLKKIIKQERRRTQIKNSGIEIDDFPGGPDGFELISRFCYNNGRITTTVSNVSLLHCCAVYLGMTEKLSTCNLLQQTQVFLDGLFEWSWKDILVCLKSCGSFCNYADSSGLLDKLICALLAKIAQNSDISSFIAASSSTSSSPETASGFRPSSSYKNTPESIKPSSSSRAWWFDDVAILPPKIIEKLFQSLGAYGADNNSLILTRFLLHYLKVSAQRKANYNQTSSAAVNSKCEFGGLADTAVHGIILVGRKTFSCRALFWVLRIVSGFGLSKEYRLGLERLIGGMLDEATLDDLLVSGHDRGVYDVNLVIRLIRVFVKSEGVSVQKLKIAGRLIDKYLGEISPDQNLKISKFLGVAESLPDSARDCFDGAYRAIDIYLESHPSLSFEERSRLCRCLNYEKLSLGACKELAKNPKIPPRVAMQALMSQQSKITPPTPKPKPKQQCVNYEMIVYKGDADDEESLAEEGKMEETLNLQRMQWRVVELEKLCRQMKGQMSRMVKHNHVLATPTHARPLPRLC
- the LOC18792129 gene encoding transcription initiation factor TFIID subunit 15, encoding MATYPGKGAPSNGSVYVCNLPEGTDENMLAEYFGTIGLLKKDKRTGRPKIWLYRDKLTNEPKGDATVTYEDPHAASAAVEWFNDKDFHGNAIGVFIAESKSKDDQIHNPVGDPIVGGEYDGLEEIAQDTNGGVGGGRGRGDAPGKAWQQEGDWTCPNTSCSNVNFAFRGVCNRCGSARPTGASGGGAGGGGRGRGRGLDSGGRGGPVGAPTGGLFGPNDWPCPMCGNINWAKRTKCNICNTNRPGHNEGGVRGGRGGGYKELDEEELEEIKRRRREAEEDDGEMYDEFGNLKKKFRAKTQQTETGRALPGAGRAGWEVEEIGVIDRDGRERNRERGRERDDRPSSKNRERDDRDRRRSRSRERERDRGRDRPRDYDYDRDKDYGRDRDRDRDRDRNRHRY